One window of the Trueperaceae bacterium genome contains the following:
- the gabT gene encoding 4-aminobutyrate--2-oxoglutarate transaminase: MTNEQLRQRRAAAVTPGAVSTHPFHPVRGEGSYVWDVEGKRYLDFSTGIAVMNIGHSHPAVVEAVKRQVEQFQHLCFAVGMHPSYIELAERLNALAPGDAPKKTFLANSGAEAVENAVKIARAYTGRPGIVAFTHAFHGRTYMAFSLTGKAKPYKAGFGLRAAEVYRAPYPYHFRNPWGAETEEETGEKALAVLRDLVEVTIGASEVAAFVIEPVAGEGGFIPAPASFLRGLREFASEIGALWIDDEVQAGVGRTGKMWAVEHHGLEPDLVTSAKALSSGFPLSAVVGKAEVMDAMKPGQLGTTFGGNPVSVAASLATLDVIEREGLLQRAAEIGRKAMARFAELQGRYPGIGDVRGKGAMIALEFVAEDGTTPDAASVDRIVAFARDAGLVLLPTGSYGNVIRLLPPLNLSDQELEEGLTIIERAVAATLREGPSPVRDLASAAG; this comes from the coding sequence ATGACCAACGAGCAGCTCAGGCAGCGGCGGGCCGCGGCGGTCACCCCGGGGGCGGTGAGCACGCACCCGTTCCACCCGGTGCGCGGCGAGGGCTCCTACGTCTGGGACGTCGAGGGCAAGCGCTACCTCGACTTCTCCACCGGCATCGCCGTCATGAACATCGGCCACTCGCACCCCGCGGTGGTCGAGGCCGTGAAGCGCCAGGTGGAGCAGTTCCAGCACCTCTGCTTCGCGGTCGGCATGCACCCGAGCTACATCGAGCTCGCCGAGCGCCTCAACGCGCTGGCGCCGGGCGACGCGCCGAAGAAGACGTTCCTGGCGAACTCCGGCGCCGAGGCGGTGGAGAACGCCGTGAAGATCGCGCGCGCCTACACCGGGCGCCCCGGCATCGTCGCGTTCACCCACGCCTTCCACGGGCGCACCTACATGGCCTTCTCCCTCACGGGCAAGGCCAAGCCTTACAAGGCCGGCTTCGGCCTGCGCGCCGCCGAGGTGTACCGGGCGCCGTACCCGTACCACTTCCGCAACCCCTGGGGCGCCGAGACCGAGGAGGAGACCGGCGAGAAGGCGCTGGCCGTGCTGAGGGACCTCGTCGAGGTCACGATCGGCGCCAGCGAGGTCGCGGCGTTCGTGATCGAGCCCGTCGCCGGCGAGGGCGGCTTCATCCCCGCCCCGGCGAGCTTCCTGCGCGGCCTGCGCGAGTTCGCCTCCGAGATCGGCGCGCTGTGGATCGACGACGAGGTGCAGGCGGGCGTGGGCCGCACCGGGAAGATGTGGGCGGTCGAGCACCACGGCCTGGAGCCTGACCTCGTGACCTCGGCCAAGGCCCTCTCGTCCGGCTTCCCGCTCTCGGCCGTCGTCGGCAAGGCCGAGGTGATGGACGCGATGAAGCCCGGCCAGCTCGGCACGACCTTCGGCGGGAACCCCGTCTCCGTCGCGGCCTCGCTGGCCACGCTCGACGTCATCGAGCGGGAAGGCCTGCTCCAGCGCGCCGCCGAGATCGGCCGCAAGGCGATGGCGCGCTTCGCGGAGCTGCAGGGCCGCTACCCCGGCATCGGCGACGTCAGGGGCAAGGGGGCCATGATCGCCCTGGAGTTCGTGGCGGAGGACGGGACCACGCCGGACGCCGCCAGCGTCGATAGGATCGTCGCGTTCGCGCGCGACGCCGGGCTGGTGCTGCTGCCCACGGGCTCCTACGGCAACGTGATAAGGCTGCTGCCGCCGCTCAACCTCTCCGACCAGGAGCTCGAGGAGGGCCTGACGATCATCGAGCGCGCCGTCGCCGCCACGCTGCGCGAGGGCCCCAGCCCGGTGAGGGACCTGGCGTCCGCCGCGGGCTGA
- a CDS encoding acetyl-CoA carboxylase carboxyltransferase subunit alpha, with protein sequence MPLPFEKPIEDLEAKIADMRRYAQEQEVDLSEEIALLEARLDRLKRDTFENLTRWQRVQVARAPGRPTALDYLTKAFSGFQELHGDRTLGDDPAMVTGLAELGGRQVVVVGQQKGRDTKENITRNFGMSHPSGYRKAMRMFDLADKFRLPVVCLIDTPGAYPGLAAEEQGQAWVIAACIQRMSRLEVPAVSVVIGEGGSGGALAIGVANRVLILENAIYSVISPESCAAILWRDSAEAPKAAEALRLTAKDLLEQGVVDRVVPEPLGGAHNSPDEAIAAVQRALVEELDALEGLPPAALLAQRYERFRALGRFAEAA encoded by the coding sequence ATGCCGCTGCCCTTTGAGAAGCCGATCGAGGACCTCGAGGCGAAGATCGCCGACATGCGCCGCTACGCCCAGGAGCAGGAGGTCGACCTCTCCGAGGAGATCGCCCTCCTGGAGGCGCGCCTCGACAGGCTCAAGCGCGACACGTTCGAGAACCTCACGCGCTGGCAGCGAGTCCAGGTCGCGCGCGCGCCCGGCCGCCCCACGGCCCTCGACTACCTCACGAAGGCGTTCTCAGGCTTCCAGGAGCTGCACGGCGACCGCACGCTGGGCGACGACCCTGCCATGGTCACGGGCCTGGCCGAGCTGGGCGGCAGGCAGGTCGTGGTCGTCGGCCAGCAGAAGGGCCGCGACACCAAGGAGAACATCACCCGCAACTTCGGCATGAGCCACCCCAGCGGCTACCGCAAGGCCATGCGCATGTTCGACCTCGCCGACAAGTTCCGGCTGCCCGTCGTCTGCCTCATCGACACGCCGGGCGCCTACCCCGGCCTCGCCGCCGAGGAGCAGGGGCAGGCCTGGGTCATCGCGGCCTGCATCCAGCGCATGAGCCGGCTCGAGGTGCCGGCCGTCTCGGTCGTCATCGGCGAGGGCGGGTCGGGCGGCGCGCTGGCGATAGGCGTGGCGAACCGTGTGCTGATCCTCGAGAACGCGATCTACTCGGTGATAAGCCCCGAGTCGTGCGCGGCGATCCTGTGGCGCGACTCCGCCGAGGCCCCCAAGGCGGCCGAGGCGCTGCGGCTCACGGCGAAGGACCTGCTCGAGCAGGGCGTCGTCGACCGCGTCGTGCCCGAGCCCCTTGGCGGCGCCCACAACTCCCCGGACGAGGCGATCGCGGCGGTGCAGCGGGCGCTCGTCGAGGAGCTGGACGCTCTCGAGGGGCTGCCGCCCGCCGCGCTGCTGGCGCAGCGCTACGAGAGGTTCCGCGCGCTGGGGCGCTTCGCCGAGGCCGCCTGA
- the accD gene encoding acetyl-CoA carboxylase, carboxyltransferase subunit beta: MALERLFRRNRPTRKEDDNAPAGLWLKCDACNAQIYRKDLIANLHVCPECGHHYTMPVDDRIDMLADPGTFERWSGAIRPVDPLEFTDTQPYVERLEKAEQRQGRPEAVVTGACELGGTPVALVVMDFFFLGGSMGSAVGEEIARAAERAADEGLALVAVTASGGARMQEGALSLMQMAKTTVALERLAAERLPYVVVLSHPTTGGVTASFATLGDVVFAEPGALISFAGPRVIQQTIKQDLPEGFQRAEFLLQKGMVDDVVPRAELKGRLAAVLKALSGAKERAPLEKLHAAAL; this comes from the coding sequence ATGGCGCTTGAACGCCTCTTCAGGCGGAACCGTCCCACCCGCAAGGAGGACGACAACGCTCCCGCCGGACTGTGGCTCAAGTGCGACGCCTGCAACGCGCAGATCTACCGCAAGGACCTGATCGCCAACCTGCACGTCTGCCCCGAGTGCGGGCATCACTACACGATGCCCGTCGACGACCGCATCGACATGCTCGCCGACCCCGGCACCTTCGAGCGGTGGTCGGGCGCGATAAGGCCCGTCGACCCGCTGGAGTTCACCGACACCCAGCCCTACGTCGAGCGCCTGGAGAAGGCCGAGCAGCGGCAGGGCAGGCCGGAGGCCGTCGTCACCGGCGCGTGCGAGCTGGGCGGCACGCCCGTCGCCCTCGTCGTCATGGACTTCTTCTTCCTCGGCGGCTCCATGGGCTCGGCCGTGGGCGAGGAGATCGCCCGCGCCGCCGAGCGCGCCGCCGACGAGGGCCTGGCGCTCGTCGCCGTGACGGCCTCGGGCGGCGCGCGCATGCAGGAGGGCGCGCTGTCGCTGATGCAGATGGCGAAGACCACCGTCGCGCTCGAGCGCCTCGCCGCCGAGCGGCTGCCCTACGTGGTCGTGCTGAGCCACCCCACCACCGGCGGCGTCACCGCCAGCTTCGCGACCCTGGGCGACGTCGTCTTCGCGGAGCCCGGCGCGCTGATCTCGTTCGCCGGCCCGCGCGTGATCCAGCAGACGATCAAGCAGGACCTCCCCGAGGGCTTCCAGCGCGCGGAGTTCCTGCTGCAGAAGGGCATGGTCGACGACGTCGTCCCGCGCGCCGAGCTGAAGGGCAGGCTCGCCGCCGTGCTCAAGGCCCTGTCGGGCGCCAAGGAGCGCGCCCCCCTGGAGAAGCTGCATGCCGCTGCCCTTTGA
- a CDS encoding polymer-forming cytoskeletal protein yields the protein MLRRTPKKQEEPAKREPFTYIHRGTKLVGRVEAVGRVRVHGVVEGDVEVDGVVEVAPAGVIVGSLVRAEELRVLGKVRADVVVSGKVEIWNGGELVGDVKAAALDIEEGARFTGRSEMTGGGSAAELPGEMAELAAATEPGEAASAAAGDADAPGAASVGPGRLSARD from the coding sequence ATGCTGAGGAGGACCCCGAAGAAGCAGGAGGAGCCCGCCAAGCGCGAGCCGTTCACGTACATCCACCGCGGCACGAAGCTGGTCGGGCGGGTGGAGGCCGTGGGCCGCGTCAGGGTCCACGGCGTCGTGGAGGGCGACGTCGAGGTGGACGGGGTCGTCGAGGTCGCTCCCGCCGGCGTGATCGTCGGCTCGCTGGTGCGGGCCGAGGAGCTGCGGGTCCTCGGCAAGGTGAGGGCGGACGTCGTCGTCAGCGGCAAGGTCGAGATCTGGAACGGCGGCGAGCTGGTCGGCGACGTGAAGGCCGCGGCGCTCGACATCGAGGAGGGCGCCCGCTTCACGGGGCGCAGCGAGATGACCGGGGGCGGGTCCGCGGCCGAGCTGCCCGGCGAGATGGCAGAGCTAGCGGCCGCGACCGAGCCCGGGGAGGCCGCGAGCGCCGCGGCGGGCGACGCCGACGCGCCCGGGGCCGCCTCGGTCGGTCCGGGTCGCTTGAGCGCACGTGACTGA
- a CDS encoding sulfurtransferase, with the protein MGDSSSANAYAVPDVLVSTDWVAENLGRPDVRVVEVDEDVLLYKQGHVPGAVEIDWLTELQLKDRRDFIDAAAFADLMESKGISNDTTVVLYGDKSNWWAAYALWFFKYNGHADVRLMNGGRQKWVAEGRELTTEVPTYERGEYAVRYRDASIRAFASDVLQHLLKVGSGEGALVDVRSPQEYTGEKLHMPEYPQEGALRGGHIPGAINLPWAQAVREDGTFKDRAELERLYAGKGVTPDKDVIAYCRIAERSSHTWFVLKYLLGYPRVRNYDGSWTEWGNMVGVPIRQGDQP; encoded by the coding sequence ATGGGTGACAGCAGTTCCGCCAACGCCTACGCCGTCCCGGACGTGCTGGTGAGCACCGACTGGGTGGCCGAGAACCTCGGCCGGCCCGACGTGCGCGTGGTCGAGGTCGACGAGGACGTGCTGCTCTACAAGCAGGGGCACGTGCCCGGCGCCGTCGAGATCGACTGGCTCACCGAGCTGCAGCTCAAGGACCGGCGCGACTTCATCGACGCCGCCGCGTTCGCCGACCTGATGGAGTCGAAGGGCATCAGCAACGACACGACCGTGGTGCTCTACGGAGACAAGTCCAACTGGTGGGCGGCCTACGCGCTGTGGTTCTTCAAGTACAACGGCCACGCCGACGTGAGGCTCATGAACGGCGGCCGGCAGAAGTGGGTGGCCGAGGGCCGCGAGCTCACGACCGAGGTGCCCACCTACGAGCGCGGCGAGTACGCGGTGCGCTACCGCGACGCCAGCATCAGGGCGTTCGCGTCCGACGTGCTGCAGCACCTGCTGAAGGTGGGCTCGGGCGAGGGCGCCCTCGTCGACGTGCGCAGCCCGCAGGAGTACACGGGCGAGAAGCTGCACATGCCCGAGTACCCGCAGGAGGGGGCGCTGCGGGGCGGCCACATCCCCGGCGCCATCAACCTGCCGTGGGCCCAGGCCGTGAGGGAGGACGGCACCTTCAAGGACCGCGCCGAGCTCGAGAGGCTCTACGCGGGCAAGGGCGTGACCCCGGACAAGGACGTGATCGCCTACTGCCGCATCGCCGAGCGCTCGAGCCACACCTGGTTCGTGCTCAAGTACCTCCTCGGCTACCCGCGGGTGCGCAACTACGACGGCTCGTGGACCGAGTGGGGGAACATGGTCGGCGTGCCGATAAGGCAGGGCGACCAGCCCTGA
- a CDS encoding class I SAM-dependent methyltransferase encodes MEGRPVWVEVEDAASRTRAEALAASLGAAGATEAGAAPPGALVLTVGPGGLGLRLGGGPSVTAAVASLGRAPRQAPDPLWRAALAGKERVVDATAGLGGDAFRLASRGAHVILIERSPLLSALLADALERAVGGALGPAAAEAAGRVELVTGDARDVLRAGALAPERRGVVYLDPMFTGPGGRALPPKGMALLRELLGADESGAPDLLQAAREAATRRVVVKRHLRAEPLGGVEPSGSLRGRTVRYDVYPPL; translated from the coding sequence GTGGAGGGGCGCCCGGTGTGGGTCGAGGTCGAGGACGCCGCGTCGCGGACGCGCGCCGAGGCGCTGGCGGCGTCACTAGGGGCGGCGGGAGCGACCGAGGCGGGCGCCGCGCCGCCGGGTGCCCTCGTCCTCACCGTCGGCCCGGGCGGGCTGGGCCTGCGGCTGGGCGGCGGACCTTCCGTGACCGCCGCCGTCGCGTCCCTCGGCCGCGCGCCGCGCCAGGCCCCTGACCCGCTGTGGCGGGCCGCGCTGGCGGGGAAGGAGCGGGTCGTCGACGCCACCGCCGGCCTGGGAGGTGACGCCTTCCGCCTGGCGTCGCGCGGTGCCCACGTCATCCTGATCGAGCGCTCCCCGCTGCTCTCCGCTCTCCTCGCCGACGCGCTGGAGCGGGCTGTCGGCGGCGCGCTCGGCCCGGCGGCGGCGGAGGCCGCGGGCCGGGTCGAGCTGGTGACCGGCGACGCGCGCGACGTCCTGCGCGCGGGCGCGCTCGCCCCGGAGCGGCGCGGCGTCGTCTACCTCGACCCGATGTTCACGGGGCCGGGCGGTCGCGCGCTGCCGCCCAAGGGCATGGCGCTGCTGCGCGAGCTGCTCGGCGCCGACGAGTCGGGCGCGCCCGACCTGCTGCAAGCCGCCCGCGAGGCAGCGACCAGACGCGTGGTCGTGAAGCGCCACCTGCGCGCCGAGCCGCTCGGCGGGGTGGAGCCCAGCGGCTCCCTGCGCGGACGGACCGTGAGGTACGACGTGTACCCGCCGTTATGA
- the rpe gene encoding ribulose-phosphate 3-epimerase codes for MSAYKLAASVLAADFTRLGQSVQEAQDAGVEWLHLDVMDGHFVPNISFGPAVVAAVKRSSTLPLDVHLMIARPAQLVERFAAAGADVITVHAEVDPHLHRLLQQVRATGAKVGLAVNPLTPLGVLEAALPYLDLALVMSVNPGFGGQEFIAGSIARIEALRRMRDRANPNCLIEVDGGVTAANVKAVVEAGADVVVAGTAVFGGMGPVADNVTALRAAVT; via the coding sequence GTGAGCGCCTACAAGCTAGCGGCGTCGGTGCTGGCCGCCGACTTCACCAGGCTCGGGCAGAGCGTGCAGGAGGCCCAGGACGCCGGCGTGGAGTGGCTGCACCTCGACGTCATGGACGGGCACTTCGTGCCCAACATCTCCTTCGGCCCGGCCGTCGTGGCGGCGGTGAAGAGGTCCTCGACCCTGCCGCTCGACGTGCACCTGATGATCGCGCGGCCCGCGCAGCTCGTCGAGCGCTTCGCGGCCGCCGGCGCCGACGTGATCACCGTCCACGCCGAGGTGGACCCGCACCTCCACAGGCTCCTGCAGCAGGTCAGGGCGACGGGCGCGAAGGTCGGCCTGGCGGTGAACCCCCTCACGCCGCTCGGCGTGCTCGAGGCCGCCCTGCCCTACCTCGACCTGGCCCTGGTGATGTCGGTGAACCCGGGCTTCGGCGGCCAGGAGTTCATCGCCGGCAGCATCGCCCGCATCGAGGCGCTGAGGCGCATGCGGGACCGCGCCAACCCCAACTGCCTCATCGAGGTCGACGGCGGCGTGACGGCAGCGAACGTCAAGGCCGTCGTGGAGGCCGGCGCCGACGTCGTCGTGGCCGGCACGGCGGTGTTCGGGGGCATGGGGCCCGTGGCCGACAACGTGACGGCGCTGCGCGCCGCCGTCACCTAG